A region from the Vicia villosa cultivar HV-30 ecotype Madison, WI linkage group LG3, Vvil1.0, whole genome shotgun sequence genome encodes:
- the LOC131659189 gene encoding uncharacterized protein LOC131659189 yields MIDITDRERKLDKLTASNDPKSLSESNVTENVTTTSEDIVKLPRSPSLLKTANISVGFSRYLLRLNYSNYSLKRDTGSKKFEMSQQSSDGSPISESATPEESSNPNRILKVVPLRAISGDEVRATKPKTTHAKQPKEGIRNKSTKTSTSATMEELTKEGSKYVDSVITRIVTRILKENHQVPGISVPLQTIMPDPLKNNSKAEATHTVGSDPNEEEINKDGQGITENTNVTKDVNDIKNKHPKANTETSTNVVDLDEFSNNELLTSLNPSVANRLMTRRKGKAGVQRSPKKSTQVKSPAKDTARKKSTSAGPIKSKSKVIPKKRKEREIVERESDVEVNVPGIPSRKKPTTNKLAASIPEVPIDNVSFHYASSASRWKYVFQKRLDVERELAPNALEKKEVLELIQEAGLLKTVCNLPKCYEKLVKEFVVKLSEDCGNSRSVDFRIVFVRGKCVSFSPSVINKFLERTDEAPTELEVTDNKVCQVITAKQVNSWPLKEKLTASKLSIKYAMLHKIGAANWVPINHKSTISTGLGRFIYAVGTKAKFDYGTYIFEQTLKHTRSFSIKGPIAFPSLLCGIILDQYPNILNEHDIVCKRESPLAFHYELFQGKHVQDVVMTSAETSKSGASASKVEAISMIKKTCKELESRNTTLEKLISTLEMEEHEEFADTEEMEDKDEQEVEEQSASPADGSKKESSADTSSGSESGE; encoded by the exons atgatagacattactgATAGGGAAAGAAAACTAGATAAGTTAACTGCGAGCAACGATCCTAAAAGTCTATCTGAAAGTAATGTCACAGAGAATGTTACAACAACATCTGAAGACATTGTGAAG CTCCCTCGCTCTCCTAGTCTTCTAAAAACGGCAAACATCTCAGTTGGTTTTTCTCGCTACTTACTAAGATTAAACTACTCGAACTATTCTCTCAAACGCGACACCGGTTCTAAGAAATTCGAAATGTCTCAGCAATCAAGTGATGGATCTCCCATATCTGAATCAGCAACAccggaagagtcctctaaccctaATAGGATTCTGAAGGTTGTACCTCTTAGGGCGATTAGCGGTGATGAAGTAAGGGCCACAAAGCCTAAAACGACTCATGCAAAACAGCCCAAGGAGGGTATTCGTAACAAGAGCACCAAAACCTCTACATCTGCTACCATGgaggaacttactaaagaaggatCCAAATATGTCGATAGCGTAATTACCAGGATTGTCACTCGCATTCTAAAGGAAAATCATCAAGTACCTGGGATATCTGTTCCTCTTCAAACCATAATGCCGGATCCCCTCAAAAACAACAGTAAAGCTGAGGCTACTCACACCGTTGGTAGTGACCCAAATGAAGAGGAGATCAACAAGGATGGACAAGGGATTACTGAGAATACCAATGTTACTAAGGATGTCAATGACATAAAAAATAAGCATCCTAAGGCCAACACTGAAACTAGTACTAATGTGGTAGACTTAGATGAGTTCTCTAACAACGAATTACTTACCTCCTTGAATCCAAGTGTAGCCAACAGACTAATGACAAGAAGAAAAGGCAAAGCTGGTGTCCAAAGATCCCCGAAAAAGAGCACACAAGTGAAAAGCCCTGCCAAAGATACTGCCAGAAAGAAGAGTACTTCTGCTGGTCCTATCAAGAGCAAA AGCAAGGTcattccaaagaaaagaaaggagcgGGAAATTGTTGAACGTGAGTCTGATGTTGAAGTGAATGTTCCTGGCATCCCATCAAGAAAGAAGCCTACAACCAACAAGCTTGCTGCTAGCATCCCCGAAGTTCCTATAGATAATGTGTCATTCCACTATGCCTCCAGTGCCAGCAGGTGGAAGTATGTTTTTCAAAAGAGATTAGATGTTGAAAGGGAATTGGCTCCAAATGCTCTTGAGAAAAAAGAGGTCTTAGAACTAATTCAAGAAGCTGGACTATTAAAGACTGTTTGCAATCTTCCCAAATGTTATGAGAAGCTGGTCAAAGAATTTGTTGTGAAATTATCTGAAGACTGTGGCAACAGCAGAAGTGTGGACTTCAGAATAGTGTTTGTGAGAGGTAAGTGTGTATCATTCTCTCCGTCTGTGATTAATAAATTCTTGGAAAGAACAGATGAAGCTCCAACTGAGCTTGAAGTAACAGACAACAAAGTTTGTCAAGTGATCACAGCCAAGCAGGTTAACAGCTGGCCTCTAAAAGAGAAGCTAACTGCAAGTAAGCTGAGCATCAAGTATGCAATGCTTCACAAGATAGGAGCAGCTAATTGGGTACCAATAAATCACAAGTCCACTATTTCAACTGGACTTGGGAGATTTATATATGCTGTAGGAACAAAGGCGAAATTTGACTATGGAACATATATCTTtgaacaaactttgaagcatactaGAAGCTTCAGTATTAAGGGTCCAATTGCCTTCCCATCCCTCCTGTGTGGCATAATTCTGGATCAGTATCCAAACATTCTCAATGAACATGATATAGTGTGCAAAAGAGAGAGTCCCTTGGCCTTTCATTACGAACTGTTTCAAGGTAAGCATGTTCAAGACGTTGTCATGACATCTGCTGAAACTTCCAAATCTGGAGCCTCAGCCAGCAAAGTAGAAGCCATATCTATGATAAAAAAGACTTGCAAAGAGCTGGAATCTAGAAATACAACTCTTGAAAAACTGATAAGCACTCTGGAAATGGAGGAGCATGAGGAATTTGCAGATACTGAAGAGATGGAAGATAAAGATGAACAAGAAGTGGAAGAACAAAGTGCCAGTCCTGCTGATGGCTCTAAGAAAGAAAGCTCTGCAGACACCTCGAGTGGGTCTGAATCTGGGGAGTAA
- the LOC131659190 gene encoding uncharacterized protein LOC131659190: MAQNGLNTGLRRPNYKSPLSDYVLQTELPMGRKIPKFTKFSGDTSESTTEHIARFRFLKARCFTVVPEHELIEMAAGGLDYSIGKKSDTQYLRDMAQLADGVRQVERLKAEKARANNSYEKERVTYVEVDKEEPETFEDQYGFEDCEVDLAELKEAGPYTCKMITPSNGKKTRRD, translated from the exons ATGGCCCAAAACGGTCTGAACACTGGACTTCGAAGGCCAAATTATAAATCCCCTTTATCTGATTATGTTTTACAAACTGAATTACCCATGGGTCGCAAGATCCCTAAGTTTACCAAATTTTCAGGTGATACGAGTGAATCTACCACAGAGCACATAGCCAG GTTTCGTTTTCTAAAAGCTAGATGCTTCACAGTGGTACCTGAACACGAATTAATCGAAATGGCCGCTGGAGGTCTAGATTACTCCATCGGGAAGAAATCAGACACTCAATAtctgagagatatggcccaattggctgaTGGAGTTCGCCAGGTCGAAAGATTAAAGGCTGAGAAGGCTAGGGCAAATAACAGTTATGAAAAGGAAAGGGTTACCTACGTCGAAGTAGACAAAGAAGAACCAGAAACCTTCGAGGACCAGTATGGTTTCGAAGACTGCGAAGTGGATCTagccgaattaaaagaagcaGGCCCCTATACATGCAAGATGATCACACCATCAAACGGAAAAAAAACCCGTCGTGATTGA